The following coding sequences are from one Eptesicus fuscus isolate TK198812 chromosome 7, DD_ASM_mEF_20220401, whole genome shotgun sequence window:
- the AMHR2 gene encoding anti-Muellerian hormone type-2 receptor isoform X1, with the protein MLGTLGLWALLPEAVQAPPSRRTCVFFEAPGVRGSTKTLGKLLDAGPGPPRVIRCLYSHCCFGIWNLTQDQAQVEMQGCRDSDEPGCESPRCDPSPRAQPSPSSTLFTCSCGTDFCNANYSHLPLLGSPGTPGSQGPQAISGESIWMALVLLGLFLLLLLLGSVILALLQRKACRVRGGPAPEPEPDPDAGRDWSAELPELPELCFSQVIREGGHAVVWAGQLQGELVAIKAFPLRAMAQFRAERALYELPGLQHDHIVRFITASRGGPGPLHCGPLLILELHPKGSLCHYLTQHTSDWGRSLRMALSLAQGLAFLHEERWQDGQYKPGIAHRDLSSQNVLIREDGSCAIGDLGLALVLPGLTQPPTWAPTRPHGPAAIMEAGTQRYMAPELLDKTLDLQDWGMALRRADVYSLALLLWEILSRCLDLWPDSRPPPFQLAYEAELGSTPTTCELWTLAVAERRRPYIPPTWCCFATDPGVLRELLEDCWDADPEARLTAECVQQRLAVLAHPQEAHLFPEGCSHSCPPLCAEDCLSTPPHHHSPL; encoded by the exons ATGCTGGGTACTCTGGGGCTTTGGGCACTGCTTCCCGAAGCTGTACAAG CACCCCCAAGCAGGCGGACCTGTGTATTCTTTGAGGCCCCTGGAGTGCGGGGAAGCACAAAGACACTGGGGAAGCTGCTAGATGCAGGACCAGGGCCCCCCAGGGTTATCCGCTGCCTCTACAGCCACTGCTGCTTTGGGATCTGGAACCTGACCCAAGACCAGGCACAGGTGGAGATGCAAG GATGCCGAGACAGTGATGAGCCAGGCTGCGAGTCCCCCCGATGTGACCCAAGCCCCCGAGCTCAGCCCAGTCCCAGCTCCACTCTCTTCACCTGCTCCTGTGGCACTGACTTCTGCAATGCCAATTACAGCCACCTGCCTCTTCTGGGGAGCCCTGGGACTCCTGGTTCCCAGGGTCCCCAGGCCATCTCAG GCGAGTCCATCTGGATGGCGCTGGTGCTGCTGGGGCTGtttctcctcctgctgctgctgggcagcGTCATCTTGG CCCTGCTACAGAGGAAGGCCTGCAGAGTGAGAGGTGGGCCAgcgccagagccagagccagatcCAGACGCAGGCAGGGACTGGAGTGCGGAGCTGCCTGAGCTGCCTGAGCTGTGCttctcccag GTAATCCGGGAAGGAGGTCACGCAGTGGTGTGGGCTGGGCAGCTGCAAGGCGAGCTGGTAGCCATCAAGGCCTTCCCCCTGAGGGCTATGGCCCAGTTCCGAGCTGAGAGAGCACTGTATGAGCTGCCAGGCCTACAGCACGACCACATTGTCCGCTTTATCACTGCCAGCAGGGGGGGACCTGGGCCCCTGCACTGTGGGCCCCTGCTGATATTGGAACTGCACCCCAAG GGTTCCCTGTGCCACTACTTGACCCAGCACACCAGTGACTGGGGACGTTCCCTGCGGATGGCACTGTCCCTGGCACAGGGCTTGGCATTTCTCCATGAGGAGCGCTGGCAGGATG GCCAATATAAACCAGGTATTGCCCACCGAGATCTGAGCAGCCAGAATGTGCTCATTAGGGAGGATGGGTCATGTGCCATTGGAGACCTGGGCCTCGCCTTGGTGCTACCTGGCCTCACCCaaccccccacctgggcccctaCTCGACCCCACGGCCCAGCTGCCATCATGGAG GCTGGTACCCAGAGGTACATGGCCCCGGAGCTCTTGGACAAGACTCTGGACCTACAGGACTGGGGCATGGCCCTCCGGCGAGCCGATGTTTATTCTCTGGCTCTGCTCCTGTGGGAGATCCTGAGCCGCTGCCTGGATCTGTGGCCTG ACAGCAGACCACCACCCTTCCAACTGGCCTATGAGGCAGAACTGGGCAGCACTCCCACCACCTGTGAGCTATGGACCTTGGCAGTGGCGGAGAGAAGGCGCCCTTACATCCCACCCACTTGGTGCTGCTTTGCCACA GACCCTGGTGTGCTTAGAGAGCTCCTAGAGGACTGTTGGGATGCAGACCCGGAAGCACGGCTGACAGCTGAGTGTGTACAGCAGCGCCTGGCTGTCCTGGCCCATCCTCAGGAGGCCCACCTCTTCCCAGAGGGCTGTTCACATAGCTGCCCACCTCTCTGTGCAGAAGACTGTCTCTCGACTCCTCCCCACCACCATTCTCCCTTGTAG
- the AMHR2 gene encoding anti-Muellerian hormone type-2 receptor isoform X2, with translation MLGTLGLWALLPEAVQAPPSRRTCVFFEAPGVRGSTKTLGKLLDAGPGPPRVIRCLYSHCCFGIWNLTQDQAQVEMQGCRDSDEPGCESPRCDPSPRAQPSPSSTLFTCSCGTDFCNANYSHLPLLGSPGTPGSQGPQAISGESIWMALVLLGLFLLLLLLGSVILALLQRKACRVRGGPAPEPEPDPDAGRDWSAELPELPELCFSQVIREGGHAVVWAGQLQGELVAIKAFPLRAMAQFRAERALYELPGLQHDHIVRFITASRGGPGPLHCGPLLILELHPKGSLCHYLTQHTSDWGRSLRMALSLAQGLAFLHEERWQDGQYKPGIAHRDLSSQNVLIREDGSCAIGDLGLALVLPGLTQPPTWAPTRPHGPAAIMEDPGVLRELLEDCWDADPEARLTAECVQQRLAVLAHPQEAHLFPEGCSHSCPPLCAEDCLSTPPHHHSPL, from the exons ATGCTGGGTACTCTGGGGCTTTGGGCACTGCTTCCCGAAGCTGTACAAG CACCCCCAAGCAGGCGGACCTGTGTATTCTTTGAGGCCCCTGGAGTGCGGGGAAGCACAAAGACACTGGGGAAGCTGCTAGATGCAGGACCAGGGCCCCCCAGGGTTATCCGCTGCCTCTACAGCCACTGCTGCTTTGGGATCTGGAACCTGACCCAAGACCAGGCACAGGTGGAGATGCAAG GATGCCGAGACAGTGATGAGCCAGGCTGCGAGTCCCCCCGATGTGACCCAAGCCCCCGAGCTCAGCCCAGTCCCAGCTCCACTCTCTTCACCTGCTCCTGTGGCACTGACTTCTGCAATGCCAATTACAGCCACCTGCCTCTTCTGGGGAGCCCTGGGACTCCTGGTTCCCAGGGTCCCCAGGCCATCTCAG GCGAGTCCATCTGGATGGCGCTGGTGCTGCTGGGGCTGtttctcctcctgctgctgctgggcagcGTCATCTTGG CCCTGCTACAGAGGAAGGCCTGCAGAGTGAGAGGTGGGCCAgcgccagagccagagccagatcCAGACGCAGGCAGGGACTGGAGTGCGGAGCTGCCTGAGCTGCCTGAGCTGTGCttctcccag GTAATCCGGGAAGGAGGTCACGCAGTGGTGTGGGCTGGGCAGCTGCAAGGCGAGCTGGTAGCCATCAAGGCCTTCCCCCTGAGGGCTATGGCCCAGTTCCGAGCTGAGAGAGCACTGTATGAGCTGCCAGGCCTACAGCACGACCACATTGTCCGCTTTATCACTGCCAGCAGGGGGGGACCTGGGCCCCTGCACTGTGGGCCCCTGCTGATATTGGAACTGCACCCCAAG GGTTCCCTGTGCCACTACTTGACCCAGCACACCAGTGACTGGGGACGTTCCCTGCGGATGGCACTGTCCCTGGCACAGGGCTTGGCATTTCTCCATGAGGAGCGCTGGCAGGATG GCCAATATAAACCAGGTATTGCCCACCGAGATCTGAGCAGCCAGAATGTGCTCATTAGGGAGGATGGGTCATGTGCCATTGGAGACCTGGGCCTCGCCTTGGTGCTACCTGGCCTCACCCaaccccccacctgggcccctaCTCGACCCCACGGCCCAGCTGCCATCATGGAG GACCCTGGTGTGCTTAGAGAGCTCCTAGAGGACTGTTGGGATGCAGACCCGGAAGCACGGCTGACAGCTGAGTGTGTACAGCAGCGCCTGGCTGTCCTGGCCCATCCTCAGGAGGCCCACCTCTTCCCAGAGGGCTGTTCACATAGCTGCCCACCTCTCTGTGCAGAAGACTGTCTCTCGACTCCTCCCCACCACCATTCTCCCTTGTAG